ACCGCGCCGCTATAATGAATTCCACCTGAACCGACTCTCCGCCCCAAGCGGTTATCTCTGTTGCCTATGCGCTTCGACCTCGAGCGGCCTTCACAGAACGCCACGTCACACCGTGTCGCCGTGCTGCTGATCAATCTCGGCACGCCCGACGCGCCGACGCCGCGCGCGGTCCGTCGCTATCTTGCGCAGTTCTTGTCCGATCCCCGCGTGGTCGAAATTCCGGCGCTGCTCTGGCAGGTGATGCTGCAGGTGCTGATTTTGCCGTTCCGCAGCCGTGCGTCGGCGAAGAAATACGCGGCTGTGTGGATGCCGGAAGGCTCGCCGCTGCGAGTCTTCACGGCGAAGCAGGTAGAAGGTTTGCGCCATCTGCTGCAATTGAACGACTATACGGTGCTGGTTGACTATGCCATGCGCTATGGCACGCCCGGCATTCCGGCCATGCTGAACCAGCTCAAGCTGGCGGGCGCCGAGCGGGTGTTGCTGGTGCCCATGTATCCGCAATACTCGTCGTCGACCACGGCCACGGCCTTCGACGACGCCTTTTCGGCTCTCCGGCGCATGCGCAATCAGCCGGAAATCCGCACAGTGCGGCAGTACGCCGATCATCCGGCGTATATCGCCGCGCTTGCCGCTCAGGTGCATCACTACTGGCATCAGCACGGCCGGCCGGATTTCGCGGCAGGGGACAAGCTGGTGCTGAGTTTTCACGGCGTACCCAAGCGCACGATGGATCTCGGCGATCCGTACCACGAGCAATGTCAGCAGACCGGCGCATTGTTGATGCAGGCGCTGGGATTGACGCAGGTGGAATGCCGCATGACGTTTCAGTCCCGGTTCGGCAAGGCCGAATGGCTGCAGCCATACACCGCCCCCACGCTGAAGGAATTGGGCTCGGCGGGCGTGCGGCGTGCCGACGTGTTCTGTCCGGGCTTTACCGCCGATTGCCTTGAAACGATTGAAGAAATTGGCATGGAAGTCCGCGACGAGTTCCTGCATGCGGGTGGCAAAGAGTTTCATCGGATTCCCTGCGTGAACGCCTCGCAGCCGTGGATCGCCGCGCTGGGCGAAATCGTCGCTCAGAATCTGCAGGGCTGGCCCGTGCAGGCGGTGCCGGTGCCGTACACGACTGGGGCGTAAGCAGGCTCATGAATTACAGGATTTCTACCGAACCGGGCGCGAAGCTGCGCATCGACAAATGGCTTTGGGCGGCGCGCTTCTTCAAGACCCGCTCGCTCGCGGCGGATGCCGTCGACAAAGGACATGTGCGGATCGGCGGCGCCAGCGTCAAGCCGGCGAAAGACGTACGCGTCGGCGACCTGGTCGAGATCGAGATCGAGCGGATTGTGTGGCAGGTGGCGGTACTGGGCGTGTGCGACGTGCGTGGCCCAGCCAGCGTGGCGCAGACGCTTTACGCGGAAACCGAAGAGAGCAGGGTGAAGCGGCAGGTCGAACAGGAGCGGCGCAAGACGTACCGCGAGCCGGCCGCCGCTTTACACGGCAGGCCGACCAAGCGCGACCGGCGCACTATCGACAAACTTTCAGGTGGGGATTGAACAATTGTTCCATCGTCGCATGCACACCGCCGTACTCGGTGGTGTGATCGTTGACGGCCCCGGACATGCAGATGGTCGTGGTGCCCGCGATCAGTACCAATGCGACCACTGATATTGCAAAGGTCAGTTTCACGGTGCTCCCCTTGGGAAGATTCAGAATGAAAACGGGCGAATCAGGTGGAATTGAAAAATGTCGGTAAGGTTTACGTTAGATTAGGGTTAACGCGTCTTTTCCGATGCTTTATTGGAGGATAGGCCACTTGTGGAGCGCACTCAATCTCAATCTGATTGCGACGCAATAATGGTTGTAACCGGGCATTTCTGTCACGCGCGCTCGGCGCGAAAAGTTCCGCGAGAGGCGCTTGAAATGGGTCTTTCCGGCCCCATCTCCCGTTTCGATCCGCGCTGACGCGTCAGGTTGTGCGCCAGGTTGTCTGTCGCAATTTTGCAACGCACAAATGGCGCTAGCTTAGACGCGTTGCCGCCACCGTTAGCTTTAACTTTTTTTACGACTTTCAGCGACATGGAAAACACGCAAGAGAACCCGACGAGCCAGAATCCCACGCCCGCCGACGAAACCGCGCGCCAGGCCGCCGAGGCCGCGGCGCCCCAGCAGGAAGCGGCGGCAAACGCTGCTCCTGAAGCACCGGCAAGCGGTGCTGAAACTGCATTGGCCGAAGCGGAGGCGAAGATCGCCGACCTGCAGGAGAGCTTCCTGCGGGCGAAGGCTGAGACTGAGAACGTGCGCCGCCGCGCCCAGGAAGATGTCGCCAAGGCCCACAAATTCGCGATCGAAAGCTTCGCTGAGCATTTGCTGCCGGTGGTCGACAGCCTCGAAGCGGCCGTTGCCCACTCGTCCGACGACCTGCAAAAGGTTCGTGAAGGCGTCGAACTCACGCTGCGCCAGCTCTCCGGCGCGCTGGAGAAGGGCCGCGTCGTTGCGCTGAACCCGGTCGGCGAGAAGTTCGATCCGCACCGTCACCAGGCTATTTCGATGGTGCCGGCCGACCAGGAGCCGAACACCGTTGTCGCCGTGCTGCAAAAAGGCTTCGTGATCGCCGACCGCGTGCTGCGTCCGGCCCTCGTGACCGTCGCGGCGCCGAAGTAAGCATCGCGAGCCGCAGCACAAGCTCGCGTCGCACGCCGCGTCTCAAGCCGAATTTCAGCCGTTCCGCCTGACAGGCCCCGTGATGGCCAATATTCCCGTCGGCGCCACTGCGTTCGCCGTCTTCGGCATGCAGGAGTTCAGCGCCGGGTAATT
The sequence above is drawn from the Paraburkholderia sp. BL23I1N1 genome and encodes:
- the hemH gene encoding ferrochelatase encodes the protein MRFDLERPSQNATSHRVAVLLINLGTPDAPTPRAVRRYLAQFLSDPRVVEIPALLWQVMLQVLILPFRSRASAKKYAAVWMPEGSPLRVFTAKQVEGLRHLLQLNDYTVLVDYAMRYGTPGIPAMLNQLKLAGAERVLLVPMYPQYSSSTTATAFDDAFSALRRMRNQPEIRTVRQYADHPAYIAALAAQVHHYWHQHGRPDFAAGDKLVLSFHGVPKRTMDLGDPYHEQCQQTGALLMQALGLTQVECRMTFQSRFGKAEWLQPYTAPTLKELGSAGVRRADVFCPGFTADCLETIEEIGMEVRDEFLHAGGKEFHRIPCVNASQPWIAALGEIVAQNLQGWPVQAVPVPYTTGA
- the grpE gene encoding nucleotide exchange factor GrpE, whose amino-acid sequence is MENTQENPTSQNPTPADETARQAAEAAAPQQEAAANAAPEAPASGAETALAEAEAKIADLQESFLRAKAETENVRRRAQEDVAKAHKFAIESFAEHLLPVVDSLEAAVAHSSDDLQKVREGVELTLRQLSGALEKGRVVALNPVGEKFDPHRHQAISMVPADQEPNTVVAVLQKGFVIADRVLRPALVTVAAPK
- a CDS encoding RNA-binding S4 domain-containing protein; this encodes MNYRISTEPGAKLRIDKWLWAARFFKTRSLAADAVDKGHVRIGGASVKPAKDVRVGDLVEIEIERIVWQVAVLGVCDVRGPASVAQTLYAETEESRVKRQVEQERRKTYREPAAALHGRPTKRDRRTIDKLSGGD